From the genome of Flavobacterium ovatum, one region includes:
- a CDS encoding ATP-binding cassette domain-containing protein has protein sequence MKPLKRFYNLLELDKKDVYQLFFYGILSGVISLSLPLGIQAITNFIQSGRASASWIVLIVMVVFGVALVGILSLMQLRIMENLQQKIFIRSSFEFAVRLPKIKFEEYYDSYPPELANRFFDTLIIQKGMAKLLVGFSAALLQIIFGIILLSLYHNYFIFFGMLLLLLLYFIFKFSYNPGLDTSMKESKYKYKVAGWLQELARNNYSFRNQLHHEYALGKNDNLVSEYLLSREKHFSVIKTQFSQLIIFKIIITASLLSIGGYLVLSQQMNIGQFVAAEIIILLVINSVEKIVLGLETFYDVLTSVEKIGLITDMALEEEFPADYDNCYTSIALDVEKVSFKFPDSKNKILDTISLKIEQGERIFIDGQNGSGKTTFMRILSGLMQPTEGAIYINDDSFKKININQYRSQIESIIYGETPFEGSVIDNITFKNTSIKDDTLKWAIEGMQLADFVKSLPQGLLSPIFPEGKQLSSSNAQKILLARSIITTPKMLFYEDPTDTMDDKVANEIIDFITAKEHNWTIIVSSKNPYWKTKCNRQITMKNGQILLDQKK, from the coding sequence ATGAAACCATTAAAACGATTTTATAATTTACTGGAATTAGACAAAAAAGATGTGTACCAATTGTTTTTTTACGGAATACTTTCTGGAGTGATTAGTTTATCCTTGCCTCTAGGAATCCAAGCTATTACCAACTTTATTCAATCCGGAAGAGCGAGTGCTTCATGGATTGTATTAATTGTAATGGTGGTCTTTGGAGTGGCGTTAGTTGGAATCCTTTCCTTAATGCAATTGCGCATCATGGAAAATTTACAACAGAAAATATTTATCCGTTCCTCCTTTGAATTTGCCGTTAGATTACCCAAAATAAAATTTGAAGAGTATTATGACAGTTACCCACCAGAACTCGCTAATCGTTTTTTTGATACTTTAATCATCCAAAAAGGAATGGCAAAATTATTAGTAGGGTTTTCAGCAGCTTTACTTCAAATTATTTTTGGAATCATTTTACTCTCTTTGTATCATAACTACTTCATCTTTTTTGGAATGTTATTATTATTGTTATTGTATTTCATTTTCAAATTCTCATACAATCCAGGATTAGACACCAGTATGAAAGAGTCCAAATACAAATACAAAGTAGCTGGATGGTTGCAGGAATTAGCTCGAAATAATTACAGTTTTAGGAATCAATTACATCATGAATACGCATTAGGAAAAAACGACAATTTAGTTTCCGAATATTTACTTTCAAGAGAAAAGCATTTTTCTGTAATCAAAACACAGTTTAGCCAATTGATTATTTTCAAAATCATCATCACGGCTAGTTTACTTTCTATAGGTGGTTATCTGGTCCTATCACAACAAATGAACATTGGGCAATTTGTAGCTGCGGAGATTATCATTTTATTAGTTATCAATTCAGTTGAAAAAATAGTCTTGGGATTGGAAACCTTTTATGATGTACTAACTTCAGTAGAAAAAATAGGATTAATTACTGACATGGCTTTGGAAGAAGAATTTCCGGCAGATTATGACAACTGCTATACTTCTATCGCACTAGATGTTGAAAAAGTAAGTTTTAAATTTCCTGATTCTAAAAACAAAATATTAGATACAATTTCTCTAAAAATAGAACAAGGAGAACGCATTTTTATTGATGGTCAAAATGGCTCTGGAAAAACTACATTTATGCGAATATTATCAGGACTAATGCAACCTACTGAAGGAGCAATATACATTAACGATGATAGTTTCAAAAAAATAAACATCAATCAATACCGATCACAGATTGAAAGTATCATTTATGGAGAAACCCCTTTTGAAGGTAGCGTTATTGATAATATTACTTTTAAAAACACATCAATTAAAGATGACACTCTGAAATGGGCTATCGAAGGAATGCAATTAGCCGATTTTGTAAAATCATTACCGCAAGGATTACTCAGTCCGATTTTTCCCGAAGGAAAACAATTATCCTCTTCAAATGCGCAAAAAATTCTGTTAGCGCGCAGTATAATTACCACACCTAAAATGTTGTTTTACGAAGACCCAACAGACACAATGGATGACAAAGTGGCAAATGAAATCATAGACTTCATAACCGCCAAAGAGCACAATTGGACCATTATTGTTTCTTCCAAAAACCCTTACTGGAAAACCAAGTGCAACAGACAAATTACCATGAAAAACGGACAAATTCTTTTAGACCAAAAAAAATAA
- a CDS encoding biotin/lipoyl-binding protein, whose translation MLNISDNNKHAMAHLDRYKTVKGLGTRPHYKILNRIITIIAIIAFFTLFLPWTQNISGKGAVTTLKPNQRPQSIQSVISGRIEKWYVQEGDFVKKGDTILFISEIKEDYMDPNLVENTKNQLDAKSHALDSYSSKYGALANQIVSIQSEKNLKLEQAANKLKQAQFKIKSDSIDLVAVKTQLKIANTQFNRVVQLNNEGLKALTDVEEKRLKQQEVEAKIITQENKLLTTKNEFLNAKVELNRIVAEYNEKVAKAESDQFTARSNQYDTEAQVNKLKNQYANYSIRNGMYYIKAAQNGYINRALQAGIGETIKEGTPIATIMPSEYDVAVETYVNPLDLPLISKDAKVRIWFDGWPTIVFSGWPDMSYGTFGGKIVAVEKFISDNGKFRILIAPDSEEAPWPKQLSMGSGAQTIALLNTVPVWFEIWRTLNGFPPDYYEVKEKLTKTKEKK comes from the coding sequence ATGCTAAACATATCCGACAATAACAAACATGCCATGGCACATTTAGACCGCTACAAAACGGTAAAGGGTTTGGGAACAAGGCCACACTATAAAATCCTGAATAGAATAATTACGATTATTGCAATCATTGCTTTTTTTACCCTTTTCCTTCCCTGGACGCAAAATATTTCGGGAAAAGGAGCTGTAACAACACTTAAACCAAACCAAAGACCACAATCGATTCAAAGTGTAATTTCGGGTCGAATAGAAAAATGGTATGTGCAAGAGGGTGATTTTGTCAAAAAAGGAGACACTATCTTATTTATTTCTGAAATAAAAGAAGATTACATGGACCCCAATTTGGTCGAAAATACCAAAAATCAATTGGATGCCAAGAGTCATGCATTGGATTCTTATAGTTCTAAATATGGAGCATTAGCTAATCAAATTGTATCGATTCAAAGTGAAAAAAATCTAAAATTAGAACAAGCAGCAAACAAACTAAAACAAGCTCAATTTAAAATCAAAAGTGATTCGATTGATTTGGTTGCTGTAAAAACACAATTAAAAATTGCAAATACCCAATTCAACAGGGTGGTTCAATTGAATAATGAAGGTCTAAAAGCGTTGACTGATGTGGAAGAAAAACGCCTAAAACAACAAGAAGTTGAAGCCAAAATAATCACTCAGGAAAACAAATTATTGACTACCAAAAACGAATTTCTAAATGCCAAAGTAGAACTGAATCGAATTGTAGCCGAGTACAACGAAAAAGTAGCTAAAGCAGAAAGCGACCAGTTCACTGCTCGTAGCAATCAATATGATACGGAAGCGCAGGTAAACAAATTGAAAAATCAATATGCCAACTATAGCATTCGTAACGGAATGTATTACATCAAAGCGGCACAAAATGGCTACATCAACCGTGCTTTGCAAGCCGGAATTGGCGAAACTATTAAAGAAGGAACTCCTATAGCAACAATCATGCCTTCTGAATATGACGTAGCCGTAGAAACCTACGTAAACCCTTTAGACTTGCCTTTGATATCGAAAGATGCGAAAGTCCGAATCTGGTTTGACGGTTGGCCAACTATTGTGTTTTCGGGTTGGCCAGATATGTCTTATGGGACTTTTGGCGGAAAAATTGTAGCTGTGGAAAAATTTATTAGTGACAACGGAAAATTCAGAATCCTAATAGCTCCTGACTCCGAAGAAGCTCCTTGGCCAAAACAATTAAGTATGGGTTCTGGCGCACAAACCATTGCACTGCTAAATACCGTTCCCGTTTGGTTTGAAATCTGGAGAACCCTAAATGGTTTCCCTCCTGATTATTATGAAGTAAAAGAAAAATTGACTAAAACTAAAGAGAAAAAATAA